Proteins encoded within one genomic window of Halocatena marina:
- a CDS encoding 3-hydroxyacyl-CoA dehydrogenase family protein: MTVVDHVAIIGAGIMGSGIGQNLLQNGYQVTIRDIEQDVLDDARERIEFGNYGLNRAVEGGYLTEDEKADALDRLELTTDIEAAVNGTDMVIEAVPEDLALKGRVFNELSEVTNDDIPLYTNSSGFSVASVSNAVEDPSRVAGAHFFNPAQIMDLVEIVKAEATDQSVIDLMTDVVEDIGKTPVMVEDAPERYGFIVNRIWGAMVEEARQVVREGIASEDDVNVAMRKGRNLPVGPLEGASIGEEWD, translated from the coding sequence ATGACAGTCGTAGACCACGTAGCTATCATCGGTGCCGGTATCATGGGATCCGGAATCGGACAGAATCTCCTTCAGAATGGCTATCAAGTAACGATTCGGGATATCGAACAGGATGTACTCGATGATGCTCGAGAGCGTATCGAGTTCGGTAACTACGGATTGAATCGAGCGGTAGAGGGAGGATATCTCACCGAAGATGAGAAAGCGGATGCTCTCGATCGTCTTGAGCTCACTACGGACATCGAAGCGGCTGTCAACGGAACGGACATGGTTATTGAGGCTGTTCCGGAGGATCTTGCTCTCAAAGGCCGGGTTTTCAACGAGCTATCTGAGGTGACGAACGATGATATTCCACTGTATACTAACTCCAGTGGCTTTTCGGTCGCTAGCGTCTCCAACGCTGTCGAGGATCCGTCTCGTGTTGCTGGGGCTCACTTTTTCAATCCAGCACAAATCATGGATCTCGTCGAGATTGTCAAAGCAGAGGCGACCGATCAGAGCGTGATTGATCTGATGACCGATGTTGTCGAAGATATCGGGAAAACCCCCGTCATGGTCGAGGACGCTCCCGAACGATACGGGTTTATTGTCAACCGAATCTGGGGGGCGATGGTCGAGGAAGCCAGACAAGTGGTGCGCGAAGGGATTGCATCCGAAGACGATGTGAATGTTGCGATGCGTAAAGGACGTAATCTTCCTGTTGGTCCCCTTGAAGGCGCTAGTATTGGTGAGGAATGGGACTAG
- a CDS encoding class I SAM-dependent methyltransferase produces MDIPRTVTAALDDRPVSGARCLEAGAGVGNMTGGLLANDAARVYAVTNERDHALTTRRRVGSNVTDRLSVIEADLRSIPLSNDSVDLITAHGLCNVLAPPALSTIADELTRVAAPNCHLVINDYDPLPSDAPIRELFAIENATAELATGRPALTFHPAESLRRLFEGWGWQFDRECTLLDPVPWTANHVTAHADRVSSLGAALPDDMSKPLMAAANRFVTEIGSTSTGRMYSLALCFSD; encoded by the coding sequence ATGGATATTCCACGTACGGTCACCGCTGCACTTGATGACCGTCCAGTATCTGGAGCACGGTGTCTCGAAGCTGGTGCAGGGGTCGGCAACATGACTGGTGGACTCCTTGCGAATGATGCTGCTCGCGTCTACGCCGTTACGAATGAGCGCGATCACGCCCTAACAACACGTCGTCGTGTTGGATCCAATGTCACAGACCGTTTATCAGTGATAGAAGCAGATCTCCGTTCGATTCCGCTCTCGAACGACTCGGTCGACCTCATTACTGCCCATGGGTTATGCAACGTCCTCGCGCCACCAGCTCTCTCGACGATCGCAGACGAACTCACACGAGTTGCAGCCCCGAACTGTCATCTCGTCATCAACGATTACGATCCGCTCCCCTCGGATGCCCCTATTCGTGAACTTTTCGCTATCGAGAATGCCACAGCAGAACTGGCGACCGGTCGCCCCGCGCTGACCTTTCATCCAGCAGAATCTCTCAGGCGACTGTTCGAAGGTTGGGGATGGCAGTTCGACCGTGAGTGTACCCTTCTCGACCCAGTCCCGTGGACCGCGAATCACGTGACAGCACACGCCGACAGAGTGTCGTCACTGGGAGCAGCGCTTCCGGATGACATGAGCAAACCGCTGATGGCTGCGGCCAATCGATTTGTGACAGAGATCGGATCCACCTCAACCGGCCGAATGTATAGTCTCGCACTCTGTTTTTCAGATTGA
- a CDS encoding GNAT family N-acetyltransferase, which translates to MSPVQIRSATPADAPAIEWTARRSWHATYDALLGERAVNEVVDAWYDLSDLRSATKRDEHVFIVASKEDSTVGFAHAAFDAAHNGWVLFRIYVAPDHWDNGIGTALLGRIETELKDRGVSTYELVVFAENDVGVNFYESHDFDRFETVETKFEGVETAEHKYRKQL; encoded by the coding sequence GTGTCCCCTGTTCAGATCCGGTCTGCAACACCGGCTGATGCCCCTGCTATCGAATGGACTGCCCGAAGATCGTGGCATGCTACCTACGACGCACTCCTCGGTGAGCGAGCGGTCAATGAGGTGGTCGACGCGTGGTACGATCTCAGTGATCTTCGGAGCGCTACAAAACGCGACGAACACGTCTTCATCGTTGCATCCAAGGAAGACTCCACAGTAGGCTTCGCACACGCCGCCTTCGACGCTGCGCACAATGGCTGGGTGCTCTTTCGCATCTACGTTGCCCCCGATCACTGGGATAACGGGATTGGCACCGCGCTGCTCGGACGCATCGAGACTGAACTCAAAGATCGTGGGGTATCGACGTACGAACTTGTGGTCTTCGCAGAGAACGATGTTGGCGTCAATTTCTACGAATCCCACGATTTCGATCGGTTCGAGACCGTCGAAACCAAATTCGAAGGAGTCGAGACGGCCGAACACAAGTATCGAAAACAGCTTTGA
- a CDS encoding aldo/keto reductase, with product MQTRVLGETGHESTIMTFGAIALNWLEQDGANQMVEHVLDYGVNHFDVAPTYGDAELKLGPKLRQHRDEIFLGCKTQEREYEGARHKIEQSLTRLGVEKIDLYQIHGLEYEEELDTITEEGGALDAFREARDEGKIDHLGLTSHGAPKLILDAIDRIDDLETVMFPLNPVVCATSADHNYEAVLERATEKGIGTLVIKAFADGSWPSTDELPETDRPFANWYEPVATPDEIRERFDFAASRGPTSVVNAGDPKLVSMTLNAATRYDGMNEATQRSLIEQLRHNTSPVPEQLHH from the coding sequence ATGCAAACGCGCGTTCTCGGCGAAACTGGACACGAGAGTACTATCATGACGTTTGGTGCGATCGCTCTCAACTGGCTCGAACAGGACGGTGCGAACCAAATGGTCGAGCATGTCCTCGACTACGGCGTCAATCACTTCGATGTCGCACCGACGTACGGCGATGCAGAACTCAAGCTTGGTCCAAAGCTTCGCCAGCACCGCGACGAGATATTTCTCGGGTGCAAGACACAAGAACGCGAATACGAAGGAGCAAGACACAAGATTGAGCAGTCGCTTACCCGTCTCGGTGTCGAGAAAATCGACCTCTATCAGATCCACGGTCTCGAGTATGAGGAGGAACTAGATACCATCACTGAGGAAGGCGGCGCGCTCGATGCCTTTCGGGAGGCAAGGGACGAAGGAAAGATCGATCATCTCGGTCTGACCAGTCACGGCGCTCCGAAGCTCATTCTCGATGCGATCGACCGTATCGACGACCTCGAAACGGTGATGTTTCCGCTGAACCCCGTCGTCTGCGCAACTAGCGCAGACCACAATTACGAGGCAGTGCTGGAGCGTGCGACGGAGAAAGGAATCGGCACGCTCGTAATCAAGGCCTTCGCGGACGGATCGTGGCCATCGACGGACGAACTTCCAGAAACCGATCGACCGTTCGCAAACTGGTACGAACCTGTCGCCACGCCAGATGAAATCAGAGAGCGATTCGATTTCGCGGCGTCACGCGGCCCAACGAGCGTCGTCAACGCCGGCGACCCGAAACTCGTCTCTATGACTCTCAATGCTGCCACTCGCTACGATGGGATGAACGAAGCCACACAGCGATCACTGATCGAACAGTTACGGCACAACACAAGCCCAGTCCCAGAGCAACTGCACCACTAA
- a CDS encoding NUDIX domain-containing protein, giving the protein MDEYAYVVNVDGVVVRNDEYLLIERGHEEDHASGRLAFPGGKVEQPPGENETIEQTAVRELSEEVGVEVGDVEYVLSSTFETDDGTQCLNIVTLCEYVGGEARPRAPDEVAAVHWLSYDEIEEHEAIPPYIERYADRVEAIRSN; this is encoded by the coding sequence ATGGATGAATACGCGTACGTTGTAAACGTTGACGGCGTCGTCGTGCGTAACGACGAATATCTGCTCATCGAACGGGGCCACGAAGAAGACCATGCGAGCGGTCGCTTGGCGTTCCCGGGTGGCAAAGTCGAGCAACCGCCTGGCGAAAACGAAACGATCGAACAGACTGCTGTTCGTGAACTCTCCGAAGAGGTTGGTGTCGAGGTTGGTGATGTCGAGTACGTTCTCAGCTCGACGTTTGAGACCGATGACGGAACGCAGTGTCTCAACATCGTCACGCTATGTGAGTATGTAGGTGGTGAAGCACGGCCGCGTGCTCCAGATGAAGTTGCTGCGGTTCACTGGCTCTCCTACGACGAGATCGAAGAACATGAGGCCATTCCTCCATACATTGAACGGTACGCCGATCGCGTCGAAGCGATTCGGTCGAACTAA
- a CDS encoding MFS transporter, translating to MTQETRQLYALYLARFASSFGLITLLTLLPTYIDLFDPSGVVIGLFTTGLTLAQAIAVIPLAWAGDRYDKRSVLLGSLGIGVLAYGAFAVVSSSTGFILTRGLQGIAATGMGLMSLALVGELAPSGRRANIIGMANSWRFAAAILGTLSAGILYQLFGFTAVFSVLVVVVSLAFVTVWLFVEPDTTSVQGFAFTDLAVNRRILTITSFRAQYAIAVTLVRTWIPIYAGVSAMKGGLAYSTAVVSVVIVAEKFTNMLSQPYMGRLSDRFGRSLFVFIGGSLYGLVALAVPFTPAFGTALSLPSSIPLLGALSPAFVPLVVLNGFLGIADSFREPASMALFADEGTANGGVASSFGIRSIVWRPGSIIAPIIGGLLMTTVGIEWVFYAGALTAFTGVGLFVGILGYTHGRTALTKW from the coding sequence GTGACACAGGAGACTCGTCAACTCTACGCTCTTTACCTTGCCCGATTTGCAAGCAGTTTCGGTCTCATCACCTTGCTCACGCTCCTTCCGACGTACATTGATCTGTTCGATCCATCTGGTGTCGTGATTGGCCTCTTCACAACAGGACTCACACTCGCACAAGCGATCGCAGTCATCCCACTTGCTTGGGCAGGCGATCGGTACGATAAACGATCCGTCCTCCTTGGTAGTCTCGGGATTGGCGTTCTCGCGTACGGAGCGTTTGCTGTCGTCTCATCAAGTACTGGATTCATCCTCACACGTGGTCTGCAGGGGATTGCCGCCACGGGGATGGGACTGATGAGTCTCGCTCTCGTCGGTGAACTTGCTCCATCTGGTCGTCGTGCAAACATCATTGGAATGGCAAATTCGTGGCGCTTTGCTGCTGCGATTCTCGGAACGCTGAGTGCTGGTATCTTGTACCAGCTATTCGGATTCACAGCCGTATTCAGTGTCCTCGTCGTGGTTGTTTCGCTCGCGTTCGTAACCGTATGGCTGTTCGTCGAGCCTGATACGACCAGCGTCCAAGGATTCGCGTTTACTGATCTCGCGGTCAATCGTCGTATTCTCACTATCACGAGCTTTCGAGCACAGTACGCGATTGCAGTCACTCTCGTACGGACGTGGATTCCAATTTACGCCGGCGTCTCGGCCATGAAAGGGGGATTAGCATACAGCACGGCTGTTGTCAGCGTCGTGATTGTAGCGGAGAAATTCACAAATATGCTCAGTCAACCGTATATGGGGCGTCTCTCGGATCGATTCGGGCGATCACTGTTTGTGTTCATCGGCGGCAGCCTCTACGGTTTGGTGGCGCTTGCGGTACCGTTCACACCAGCATTTGGTACTGCGCTTTCGCTCCCATCGAGCATCCCCCTCTTGGGAGCGCTATCGCCTGCGTTCGTCCCCCTCGTCGTATTGAACGGATTTCTCGGGATCGCGGACAGCTTCCGAGAACCGGCCAGCATGGCGCTGTTCGCAGACGAAGGAACGGCAAACGGGGGTGTTGCCAGCAGCTTTGGTATTCGATCGATCGTGTGGCGTCCAGGTAGCATCATTGCCCCAATCATCGGCGGACTGCTGATGACAACGGTCGGAATCGAGTGGGTGTTCTACGCCGGCGCACTCACCGCATTTACTGGAGTTGGGTTGTTTGTTGGCATTCTCGGCTACACGCATGGCCGAACTGCACTGACGAAGTGGTAA
- a CDS encoding alpha/beta fold hydrolase: MDRQTKTVSLSDERTVSYLDCGDPDGDPILYFHGSPGSRYEGWFFDRPARERGYRVIAPDRPEIGRSDYHQNYSLLSYTPDVAEIASEFDFDQFDVVGLSGGGTTALSCTVALPNRVTTVGLVCSWAPVGSEPQLANQRAPLDWVYKRLTALGPIPFVPAFSILGLAAQQLSPETFTVKLLSGSLSNADRRVLSDPDRQRFMTENTRESVRAGARGPARDAYLRYRDWKFDIADVLCPVKIHHGTDDSFAPYAFGEYLHDNTPTSTLYTYSNRGHLDFFTDLNTVLESLDADSTERLD, translated from the coding sequence GTGGATCGGCAGACAAAGACTGTATCACTCTCCGATGAACGGACGGTTTCGTATCTCGACTGTGGTGATCCTGATGGCGATCCCATTTTGTACTTCCACGGCAGCCCCGGCAGTCGATACGAGGGATGGTTCTTCGATCGACCGGCACGCGAGCGAGGCTATCGTGTAATTGCGCCAGATCGTCCTGAAATCGGGAGGAGTGATTACCATCAGAACTACTCGCTGCTCAGCTATACGCCGGACGTCGCTGAAATAGCGAGTGAGTTTGACTTCGATCAATTCGATGTCGTCGGCCTTTCGGGCGGTGGAACGACGGCCCTATCGTGCACGGTCGCGTTGCCGAACCGAGTTACGACAGTCGGACTCGTTTGTAGTTGGGCACCTGTTGGTTCCGAACCACAGCTGGCCAACCAACGTGCTCCACTCGACTGGGTGTACAAGCGACTTACCGCGCTCGGTCCAATTCCCTTCGTTCCAGCATTTTCGATACTCGGTCTTGCTGCCCAACAGCTCTCACCCGAGACATTCACCGTGAAACTACTCTCGGGATCGCTCTCGAACGCTGATCGACGAGTGCTCAGCGATCCCGACCGCCAGCGTTTCATGACCGAAAACACTCGTGAATCGGTTCGAGCCGGGGCCCGTGGACCAGCCCGCGATGCGTATCTCAGGTACCGTGATTGGAAATTTGACATCGCCGACGTGTTATGTCCCGTTAAGATTCATCACGGTACCGACGACAGTTTCGCGCCGTACGCGTTCGGCGAGTACCTCCACGACAACACTCCAACATCGACACTGTACACGTATTCAAACCGTGGACATCTCGATTTCTTCACAGACCTGAACACCGTACTGGAGTCGCTCGACGCAGATAGCACAGAGCGTCTCGACTGA